A genomic region of Venturia canescens isolate UGA chromosome 9, ASM1945775v1, whole genome shotgun sequence contains the following coding sequences:
- the LOC122416471 gene encoding odorant receptor 2a-like, whose amino-acid sequence MATKKMEILIHPLRILQCLGLWRPEHWKSSWKAKLYNLYTCFVVFFITSITVSELIALFLSTDDIEVFANTSFIALTMIGICGKTFNVIIKRKELLGVIETLREAPCHPRTDEEFSIHEYFNHVTKLNTLGYGALTGFGASSVLVRSFQNIAKHEVTYDAWVPYDDKSPLGSCLLNLHQIFAHTMGAGINVAFDTLVPGVMLLTCGQLNILKLRFQKIPEQISSPQARDKENPDSGVNSTETEMLADCVEHHLLIFKLAKTLNNIFNSMIFVQYSLSTIVLCVSVLELTHMQPTSVEGAGVLMYLACMLLQIFIYCLYGDQVTNESLAVGDAVFGSDWPLLSVKTKRTLITIMARTLRPIIFTSGHVVTLNLESFNSLLKLSYSTYNVLQKSPDQ is encoded by the exons ATGGCtacgaagaaaatggaaatattGATACACCCACTGCGAATTTTGCAATGCCTCGGCCTGTGGCGTCCAGAGCACTGGAAATCATCTTGGAAAGCGAAACTCTACAATTTGTACACGTGCTTCGTAGTGTTTTTCATAACGTCGATTACAGTCTCCGAATTAATAGCTCTTTTCTTGTCGACCGACGATATCGAAGTATTTGCTAATACTTCCTTCATCGCACTCACCATGATTGGCATCTgtggaaaaacttttaacGTTATTATAAAACGGAAAGAGCTGCTCGGCGTTATCGAGACGCTCCGGGAAGCTCCCTGTCATCCGAGAACTGACGAGGAATTCAGCATCCACGAATACTTCAATCACGTAACCaa ACTGAATACTTTAGGCTACGGTGCACTGACAGGATTCGGAGCGTCATCCGTGCTAGTTCGTTCGTTTCAAAACATAGCAAAACACGAAGTAACTTACGATGCATGGGTTCCTTACGACGATAAATCTCCACTCGGTTCCTGCCTTCTGAATTTGCATCAAATTTTTGCTCACACTATGGGTGCTGGTATAAACGTTGCTTTCGACACCCTCGTGCCTGGCGTGATGCTTCTCACATGCGGACAACTGAACATATTAAAACTGCGATTCCAAAAAATCCCTGAACAGATTTCCAGCCCGCAGGCTCGTGACAAGGAAAATCCGGATTCGGGGGTAAACAGTACGGAAACAGAGATGTTGGCTGATTGTGTTGAGCATCATCTTCTAATTTTCAa ACTGGCCAAAACGTTAAACAACATATTTAATTCGATGATATTCGTTCAGTACAGCTTGAGTACAATCGTCCTGTGCGTCAGTGTCTTAGAATTGACGCACATGCAGCCCACGAGTGTAGAAGGTGCAGGCGTCCTGATGTATCTCGCGTGCATGTTGTTGcagatatttatttattgcttGTACGGTGATCAGGTGACAAATGAG AGTTTAGCAGTTGGTGACGCAGTTTTCGGATCAGATTGGCCATTGCTGAGTGTCAAAACGAAACGAACGTTAATTACGATAATGGCTCGCACACTGAGGCCAATAATATTCACGAGTGGTCACGTCGTTACTCTGAATCTCGAATCCTTCAACAGT CTTCTGAAACTATCCTATTCAACTTACAACGTACTTCAAAAATCACCGGATCAGTGA
- the LOC122416608 gene encoding odorant receptor 94b-like produces the protein MHEFAWNLKILQLCGIWRPLAWSSGWKKNIYNAYTIFAIFSVYTFTLSELIAAAMSIGNLNEAINILFMALTILGTCYKMTNLVLKRNETIASLEMLNNGLCRPVADQEIAIQMKFDKRNSKNTLLFCGLVSVAVMTITIGSVFGNVPNRTLPFKAWLPFDHTSELGFWIGYSHQIWAHGLAATIGGAHDAFFHSFMLQACSQLNILKSRLNSIPDVARKESLISVETREQLKVRVCVQHHLEIYEFVERSNGIFSMVIFIQFSISTFVICVSTYMLSKANFLSAGFTFLLVYLGCMLVQIFLLCWYGDEVITENTNVSDAIYDMDWNSLNQSTKKGLQMMMVRTHHRLRYDGGFVITLSIESYNSLMKLTYSIYNLLQRTSM, from the exons ATGCACGAGTTTGCttggaatttgaaaatattgcaaCTTTGCGGAATTTGGCGGCCCCTCGCATGGTCCAgtggttggaaaaaaaatatttacaacgCGTAcacgatttttgccatcttttCCGTTTACACGTTCACCCTCTCGGAATTGATCGCGGCTGCAATGTCCATTGGCAATTTGAACGAGGCAATTAACATCCTTTTCATGGCCCTCACCATCCTCGGAACATGTTACAAAATGACTAATTTAGTTCTTAAACGAAATGAAACGATCGCGTCGTTGGAAATGTTGAACAACGGATTGTGCCGGCCTGTCGCGGACCAGGAAATAGCGATACAAATGAAATTCGACAAACGAAACAG CAAAAACACCTTGTTATTTTGTGGACTCGTGTCAGTAGCCGTAATGACCATAACCATTGGATCAGTCTTCGGAAACGTTCCGAATCGGACTCTCCCGTTCAAGGCATGGTTGCCCTTCGATCACACAAGTGAATTAGGCTTCTGGATTGGGTATTCTCATCAAATTTGGGCGCACGGACTTGCAGCCACCATCGGTGGGGCTCATGACgctttttttcacagttttatGCTTCAAGCCTGTTCTCAATTGAACATTCTCAAGTCTCGACTCAATTCGATTCCTGACGTCGCCCGGAAAGAATCGCTAATCAGTGTCGAAACGAGAGAACAACTCAAAGTCCGAGTGTGCGTTCAACATCATCTAGAAATATACGA GTTCGTCGAGCGATCTAATGGCATCTTCAGCATGGTCATTTTCATACAATTCTCAATCAGTACTTTCGTCATTTGCGTGAGCACTTACATGCTCTCAAAGGCGAATTTTCTCAGTGCTGGATTCACATTTCTTCTCGTGTATCTCGGGTGCATGCTCGTACAAATATTCCTTCTGTGCTGGTACGGCGACGAAGTCATAACGGAG AACACGAACGTCAGTGACGCTATTTATGACATGGACTGGAACTCGTTGAATCAAAGCACGAAGAAGGGCTTACAGATGATGATGGTACGAACTCATCATCGGCTCCGCTACGACGGTGGCTTCGTCATCACCCTGTCCATCGAGTCTTACAACAGT CTGATGAAACTGACTTATTCCATCTACAATTTGTTGCAACGGACATCGATGTGA